A single genomic interval of Bradyrhizobium sp. AZCC 1693 harbors:
- a CDS encoding adenylosuccinate synthase yields MANVVVVGAQWGDEGKGKIVDWLSEQADIVVRFQGGHNAGHTLVINGETYKLALLPSGVLRPSKLAVIGNGVVFDPQAFLDEVAKLKGQGVAISPDNLRVAENVTLILPLHRELDALRESSNAGTAIGTTRRGIGPAYEDKVGRRAIRLMDLADLDTLPHKIDRLLAHHNALRRGLNLEEFDGNDILKELTALAPKLLPYAETVWRLLDIKRREGKRILFEGAQGALLDVDHGTYPYVTSSNTVAAQAATGTGMGPGAVGYVLGICKAYTTRVGQGPFPTELNNEIGEEIGRRGKEFGVNTGRKRRCGWFDAVLVRQTVRTCGITGLALTKLDILDGFDTIEVCTGYMLDGKEIDHLPAGEGAQARVVPVYETIEGWKEPTANARSWADLPAQAIKYVRRVEELVGCPIALLSTSPEREDTILVQNPFEA; encoded by the coding sequence ATGGCCAATGTTGTCGTCGTCGGCGCCCAATGGGGCGACGAGGGGAAGGGCAAGATCGTCGACTGGTTGTCGGAGCAGGCCGATATCGTCGTGCGCTTCCAGGGCGGCCACAATGCCGGCCATACGCTTGTCATCAATGGCGAGACCTACAAGCTGGCGCTGCTGCCCTCCGGCGTGCTGCGGCCCTCGAAGCTGGCCGTCATCGGCAATGGCGTGGTGTTCGATCCCCAGGCCTTCCTCGACGAGGTTGCAAAGCTGAAGGGCCAGGGCGTCGCCATCAGCCCGGACAACCTGCGCGTCGCCGAGAACGTCACGCTGATCCTGCCGCTGCACCGCGAGCTCGATGCGCTGCGCGAATCCTCCAACGCAGGCACTGCGATCGGCACCACCCGCCGCGGCATCGGCCCCGCCTATGAGGACAAGGTCGGCCGCCGCGCCATCCGCCTGATGGACTTAGCCGACCTCGACACGCTGCCGCACAAGATCGACCGTCTGCTGGCGCATCACAACGCGCTGCGCCGCGGGCTCAACCTCGAAGAATTCGACGGCAACGACATCCTCAAGGAACTCACGGCGCTGGCACCGAAGCTGTTGCCCTACGCCGAAACCGTCTGGCGGCTGCTCGACATCAAACGCCGCGAGGGCAAGCGCATTTTGTTCGAGGGCGCGCAAGGCGCGCTTCTGGATGTGGATCACGGCACCTATCCCTACGTCACCTCGTCCAACACGGTGGCGGCGCAGGCGGCGACCGGCACCGGCATGGGCCCCGGCGCGGTCGGCTATGTGCTCGGCATCTGCAAGGCCTATACGACCCGCGTGGGCCAGGGCCCGTTCCCGACCGAACTCAACAACGAGATCGGCGAGGAGATCGGCCGCCGCGGCAAGGAGTTCGGCGTCAACACCGGCCGCAAGCGCCGCTGCGGCTGGTTCGATGCCGTGTTGGTGCGCCAGACCGTCCGCACCTGCGGTATCACCGGGCTGGCACTTACGAAACTCGACATTCTCGACGGCTTCGACACCATCGAGGTCTGCACCGGCTACATGCTGGACGGCAAGGAAATCGACCATCTGCCGGCGGGCGAGGGCGCCCAGGCCCGGGTGGTGCCTGTTTATGAGACGATCGAAGGCTGGAAAGAGCCGACGGCCAACGCCCGTTCCTGGGCAGATCTGCCGGCCCAGGCGATCAAATATGTCCGCCGGGTCGAGGAACTCGTGGGTTGTCCGATTGCATTGCTTTCCACCAGCCCCGAACGCGAGGATACTATCCTGGTACAGAACCCGTTCGAGGCTTAA
- a CDS encoding DUF2336 domain-containing protein, with product MPAASSDLRKELNGAEEDGPEHDARIFGEVTDLFLSNVGRLGDSQIAAVDGVLAHLIARVEAATVIQLSEALAGIDRAPRQTIRQLAFHEQPQVAAPVLRSSSCLSEADLLEIVKSRSQQHLLAICDRKTLNEALTDALMRFGDVNISNALARNTGARFSECGYATLVGRAERDEGLAEKLGVRLDIPGSLLRELIGKVADVVRARFLTAPRPVVRGKTQGSAAAAGQGGAARKAIDYTQAQSEVVALNRTGKLNDSIVNRFAVRGEYTHVVAALALKADVKVEAIEPLLEPDRVYGLIVACKAARLSWSTTTMIVRNRPNCPPSTDRELEQCVAVFESLLLSVAQWTIRFGSDRILAKKNEPAAAPTAGKKVSQPA from the coding sequence ATGCCTGCCGCTTCGTCGGATCTGCGCAAAGAATTGAACGGCGCCGAAGAGGATGGACCCGAGCACGATGCCCGGATTTTCGGGGAGGTGACCGACCTGTTCCTGTCCAATGTCGGCCGCCTCGGTGATTCCCAGATCGCCGCGGTCGATGGCGTCCTCGCCCACCTGATCGCGCGGGTGGAAGCAGCGACCGTGATCCAGCTCAGCGAGGCCCTCGCCGGCATCGACCGCGCCCCGCGACAGACGATCCGCCAGCTTGCGTTCCACGAACAGCCCCAGGTGGCCGCGCCGGTTCTGAGAAGCTCCAGCTGTTTGTCGGAAGCCGACCTTCTCGAAATCGTCAAAAGCCGCAGCCAGCAGCATCTGCTGGCGATCTGCGATCGAAAGACGCTTAACGAAGCGCTGACGGACGCGCTGATGAGATTTGGCGACGTCAATATCTCCAACGCGCTCGCCCGGAATACGGGGGCGCGTTTTTCCGAATGCGGCTACGCGACGCTGGTGGGGCGGGCGGAGCGTGACGAGGGGCTGGCGGAAAAGCTCGGCGTTCGCCTGGACATTCCCGGCAGCCTGCTGCGCGAGCTCATCGGCAAGGTTGCCGACGTGGTTCGCGCGCGCTTCTTGACGGCGCCGCGACCTGTCGTGCGGGGGAAAACCCAGGGTTCTGCGGCGGCCGCCGGACAGGGCGGCGCGGCCCGGAAGGCGATCGACTACACCCAGGCGCAAAGCGAGGTCGTTGCGCTCAATCGCACCGGCAAGCTGAATGATTCAATCGTCAACCGGTTCGCGGTGAGGGGCGAATACACCCACGTGGTCGCAGCCCTTGCCTTGAAGGCCGACGTCAAGGTCGAGGCGATCGAACCCCTGCTCGAACCCGACCGGGTGTATGGGCTGATCGTCGCCTGCAAGGCCGCCCGGCTGAGCTGGTCGACGACGACGATGATCGTGCGCAACCGGCCCAATTGCCCGCCATCCACCGACCGGGAACTCGAACAATGCGTGGCGGTGTTTGAGTCCTTGCTGCTGTCGGTGGCGCAATGGACCATTCGATTTGGGTCGGATCGGATTCTTGCAAAGAAGAACGAGCCTGCAGCGGCGCCGACGGCGGGCAAGAAGGTGAGCCAGCCTGCTTGA
- a CDS encoding DUF3309 family protein: MTLGTVLLIILVILLLGGFSGRIRGYGYGRGHSGMGLIGVILVVLLILMLLGKI; encoded by the coding sequence ATGACGCTTGGCACGGTACTCCTCATCATCCTGGTCATCCTCCTCCTGGGCGGCTTCTCCGGCCGCATCAGGGGCTATGGCTACGGCCGTGGCCATTCCGGCATGGGGCTGATTGGGGTGATTTTGGTCGTGCTGCTGATCCTGATGCTGCTCGGCAAGATTTGA
- a CDS encoding DUF4112 domain-containing protein: MTMSNDDIYTPPHSRSGPSSRTRASGRGPVIDQEGREIPEPNLHTQFEGFRFDFGHSAANPFGDLTREQRLARLDAIAKLLDVAFIVPGTKIRYGIDGLIGLIPVVGDIITTAISLWVVREARALGAPWHITARMLGNVAVDGVVGLVPVAGDAFDVMFRANVRNVRMLKRWLDKQPR, from the coding sequence ATGACCATGTCAAACGACGATATCTACACACCGCCGCATTCACGTTCCGGGCCATCTTCCCGGACACGCGCGTCCGGGCGCGGCCCGGTCATCGACCAGGAGGGGCGCGAAATCCCCGAGCCGAACCTGCACACGCAGTTCGAAGGTTTCCGGTTCGATTTCGGCCATTCCGCCGCCAATCCGTTCGGCGATCTGACGCGCGAGCAGCGGCTGGCGCGGCTCGATGCCATCGCCAAACTGCTCGATGTCGCCTTCATCGTGCCCGGCACCAAAATCCGCTACGGCATCGACGGGCTGATCGGCCTGATCCCCGTGGTCGGCGACATCATCACGACGGCGATTTCGCTGTGGGTGGTGCGCGAGGCGCGGGCGCTCGGCGCGCCCTGGCACATTACGGCGCGGATGCTCGGCAATGTCGCGGTTGACGGCGTGGTCGGCCTGGTGCCGGTCGCGGGCGACGCCTTCGACGTCATGTTCCGCGCCAACGTCCGCAACGTGCGCATGCTCAAGCGCTGGCTCGACAAGCAGCCGCGCTGA
- a CDS encoding DUF5413 family protein, with the protein MKRYLIFGTIGPLVGGFLMLFATTVASGYWKDTNWSEIGKFLGAFFRTLQYSYLFGIVPALMVGAIDDILYHIKRISPVARTLILGAIGFAAASLLYGSRGPDTGVMQFVLYGIVGMVPAMLSSWLTHRYAETPQAAHST; encoded by the coding sequence ATGAAACGCTATCTGATCTTCGGCACTATCGGCCCGCTCGTCGGCGGGTTTTTGATGCTGTTCGCGACGACGGTGGCCTCGGGCTACTGGAAGGATACCAACTGGTCGGAGATCGGAAAATTCCTCGGCGCGTTCTTCAGGACGCTGCAGTACAGCTATCTGTTCGGTATCGTGCCGGCGCTGATGGTCGGCGCCATCGACGACATTCTCTATCACATCAAGCGGATTTCTCCCGTGGCGCGGACGCTGATCCTGGGCGCCATCGGCTTTGCCGCCGCCTCGTTGCTCTATGGCTCGCGCGGTCCGGATACCGGCGTGATGCAGTTTGTGCTCTACGGCATCGTCGGCATGGTGCCTGCGATGCTGTCGTCCTGGCTGACGCACAGATATGCTGAAACGCCGCAGGCGGCGCATTCGACGTAA
- the ybaK gene encoding Cys-tRNA(Pro) deacylase — translation MSKTTRATQALEKLGVKFTLHAYDYDPDAASIGLQAAEALGVAPARVLKTLMAEADGKPVCAVVPSDCEVSMKKLASAFGAKAAKMMRPADAERLTGYHVGGISPFGQKKRVPVAIEEAALGHASVFLNGGQRGLQVELAPQDAVKAAGAIARALVA, via the coding sequence ATGTCGAAAACCACCCGTGCAACGCAGGCGCTGGAAAAGCTGGGCGTGAAATTCACCCTGCATGCCTACGACTACGACCCGGATGCGGCCAGCATCGGGCTGCAGGCGGCGGAAGCGCTCGGCGTTGCGCCTGCGCGCGTGCTCAAGACGCTGATGGCCGAGGCCGACGGCAAGCCGGTCTGCGCCGTGGTGCCGTCGGACTGTGAAGTCAGCATGAAAAAGCTTGCGAGCGCCTTCGGTGCCAAGGCGGCGAAGATGATGCGGCCGGCGGATGCCGAACGGCTGACCGGCTACCATGTCGGCGGCATCTCGCCGTTCGGGCAGAAGAAGCGCGTGCCGGTCGCGATCGAGGAAGCCGCGCTCGGCCATGCAAGCGTGTTCCTCAATGGCGGCCAGCGCGGCTTGCAAGTCGAACTCGCTCCCCAAGACGCCGTGAAGGCGGCGGGCGCGATCGCGCGCGCACTGGTGGCGTGA
- a CDS encoding DMT family transporter — protein sequence MTASEQTSSARSGNWLANQPYLLLSITALCWAGNAIVGRLAAGHIAPVTLSFLRWSFAFLIILPFAWKHLVRDWAAIRSRLGIMILLSITGIGAFNTLQYWALEHTQALNTLLLQSAGPLVVAVWSLLLLGVRLTLAQAAGVMLSMAGVLIILMHGDLTKLSGIDFNIGDLIFIVALAIFGIYSVLSLKRPNIHGLSFVAFTFGAGAACLIPLFVWELFARPPMQIDTANLLTLFYVAVFPSTIAYLCFNRGVQLIGANRAAPFFHVVPVFGTIMSIAFLGEHPQAFHFIGFALVLTGVFVASRRESA from the coding sequence ATGACGGCATCCGAACAGACTTCATCCGCCCGATCCGGGAACTGGCTCGCCAACCAGCCTTATCTGCTGCTCAGCATCACCGCGCTGTGCTGGGCCGGCAACGCCATCGTAGGCAGGCTGGCGGCCGGCCACATCGCGCCGGTGACGCTTTCGTTCCTGCGCTGGTCGTTCGCATTCCTGATCATCCTGCCATTTGCCTGGAAGCATCTGGTCCGCGACTGGGCCGCGATCCGCAGCCGCCTTGGTATCATGATCCTGCTCTCCATCACCGGCATCGGCGCGTTCAATACGCTGCAATACTGGGCGCTCGAGCACACCCAGGCGCTGAACACGCTGTTGTTGCAGTCGGCAGGCCCGCTGGTGGTCGCGGTGTGGTCACTGCTGCTGCTGGGCGTCCGGCTGACGCTGGCGCAAGCCGCGGGCGTTATGCTGTCGATGGCCGGCGTGCTGATCATCCTGATGCATGGCGACCTCACCAAACTGTCCGGCATCGACTTCAACATCGGCGACCTGATCTTCATCGTGGCGCTGGCGATCTTCGGGATCTATTCGGTGCTGTCGCTGAAACGCCCAAATATCCACGGCCTGTCGTTCGTCGCCTTTACCTTCGGCGCCGGCGCGGCCTGCCTGATCCCGCTGTTCGTCTGGGAGCTGTTCGCGCGGCCGCCGATGCAGATCGATACGGCCAATCTGCTGACGCTGTTCTATGTCGCGGTGTTTCCCTCGACGATCGCCTATCTCTGCTTCAATCGCGGCGTGCAGCTGATCGGCGCCAACCGCGCCGCGCCGTTCTTCCACGTGGTGCCGGTGTTCGGAACCATCATGTCGATCGCCTTTCTCGGCGAGCACCCGCAGGCGTTCCACTTCATCGGCTTTGCGCTGGTGCTAACCGGGGTGTTTGTGGCGTCGCGAAGGGAGTCCGCGTAG